From Podospora bellae-mahoneyi strain CBS 112042 chromosome 5, whole genome shotgun sequence:
TAGACGTGGTTGTTATGACCAGCCACGGTCTCCAAAAGGGATCTCTAGTGTCTAATGGGTCATCTATCATGATGTTCCCAGGAAGGACCTTTTTGCAGACTCTAGATCTCGTCCTGCGCTCCGACTCAGGTATGATGGTCAACCATCGCCCTTTCCATGCTGACACATAGCTAATATCTATGTAGAGCTCCGTCCTGGAGATTCGGGATCATGGGTGGTGAGCGAGACCACACACGAAGTATACGGTCACGTCATATCTGTGGATGCGCTTGGCGAGGCTCATCTAGTCCCTTTAGAGAGCACATTGTCTGATATTCGAGCACAGCTTGATGTGGATGAAGTCGCTCTCCCAACAAAGGCCGATTTGGAACTGTCTTGGACCGAAACCCCAAAGATCACAGGGGATTCCGCTATGCCCATGGGCGACTATGAGCTTGGCCAAGACCATGATATAGCAGAGACCCGCCACAAAGTCGGCTTGCATGGCCTCACCCAAGAAAAGCAACAGCCAGCTTGCACGATACGAGAGATTACGGACTCCTCAGACAGCGCCTTGTCAGTTCTGCAGCCCGTTCTTAGAGTTCCACTGCCTTTGAGCGCCCTCGCGGAGCAATCCAGGCAATTCGCCAAAAAACAGAACGAAGTCTATCATTTCAGAAAACTATTAGACAGCCACGTGACAACTCGTGGGGAGCAGTCTACACCCACCCTACCATCTTTGCACCCTATGACAGAAGCCCTGTCAGGGAGCTCGAAAAAGAAATGGAAAGCAACGATTGAGCGGTCTATATCACCGACTGAAGGTGAGGCTTTCGAGAAGGAACAAGGTGCTGGAGACTCGTGAAAGGGTGATGAACTGGGTGACCCCTCCGTCCGCGACTTCATATCCCCGTGTTTCGCCCTATAGCCAGGTCGATTCACCGCATCATCAGCAGAGCGTGCATTCGTCTGCAAAACCTTCCATCGAGCGTGACTCGGGTTATTCATCCATGAATAGCACGCCGGCGCCCAGGCCACTTTTGTCAACTGATTCGCCAAGCAACCTCTTAGAATGTTCCGGTTGACATCTTGAGTGTCAGGTGGGTGTCTAACTACAGACCAGGGGGTTAAGGCCCAATCTATAGATCAATAGACGTTGGATAGCCCTGAAGCAGTCCTTACCTGGATGCTTACCTTTCCAGATTTCGTGTTTGTGCTGTGCCACCTTTTGCATGCCATGAGCCAACGTTACCCCGCACTCCAAGACGCAGAGCACCATTTATCCACAAGGCACTCTCTACCTCTTGAAGCCAAACATGGATCGAAATATGACCGCAAAAACCCTCTGCCCAGAATGTGTCGGGATCACTTTCGATGATGTAGCGGGCGACGCAATTGGAGCATTGGACCCCATGACTTGCTGGAAGAGAGGTGACACGCTCCCGGACCTACCTCACTTCAGCTTGTCGGCAAAGAACGGTTGCAGCTTTTGCGCATTCCTTTGCCATCTGCTCCAGGAACGACTCCCTAAGCAATATGCCGCCGTTACAGAGACAGCAGGGTGCCCTCGGGTTGTTACAGTTAAACTGGACACCCCGGCATATACGATGCGCTCAGACTTGATGGTTGTCACGAATGATCTCGCTGGAAATAATGaggccgaagaagaggatgggcTTCACTCACTTTGTTTAACCTTTGGGTCTAAGGGATGGCCGCAAGACTGGCGGGTGCGCGTGAGGGTATATCAACATCCCGGCTCCAGTACGTCGCTCTTGATGTCCAAGTTGGCCGTTACCGAATCGAGGGCTTACATACGTTGCAGCGGCTGTCTCTGAAAGTCTGGGAATTACTCTGAAAGTACCATCAACCGACGTACTCAGCCGGGGTAGTATACAGACTCTTGAAACCTGGCTGAGAACCTGCAACGACGAGCATCCAAGTTGCCAAAACGTGGACTCCAGCTGGCTTCCCACGAGGCTCATATACATAGGAACACATGATGATATAACCCCCCGTTTGATTCAGGTCTCCGGGGCCAGCCTTCCTTTGACGACGCGGTACATTGCCCTAAGCTATTGCTGGGGTCCCCCATCTCAGACCCGACCACAgctaaccaccaccatcgcaaCGCTGCCTCAACGGCTTGAAACAATCCCAGAGCATATATTGCCAGGCACCCATCGGGACTTGGTCCTCTTGGCCCGTCGCCTAGGCATACAGTATATCTGGATAGATGCTCTCTGCATCATCCAGGACAACCGTAAGGACTGGGAGACCGAAGCGGCATCAATGTTTCGGGTGTACCGCCACGCTTATCTGACTGTCGTTGCCGCAGCTGGAGATTCATGTCATTCTGGGTTCTTGTCTCGACCTGGAGTTGGCCCACTTGCTGTTGTCCCCTTTCAGTCACGATCGGGAACCGTGTCTGGATCATATCTACTCTCTTGGCATCAAGAGTACAGTGCCTGGGACGCAAACAACCCCAGCCATATGTCTGGCTGCTCGTGGGCGACGCGTGGCTGGACGCTGCAGGAAGATGTCCTGTCGAGCAGGGTGGTGTACTTTCGGGACACGACATCGTTCTTTCGGTGTCAGACACAACGGTGTTTGGAGCATAGCACAACAGTCTACAGAAATGTTCATCGCTGGCAGGAAAGACTTGGTTCTTCTGCCTTGGCTAGTCCATCAgacgacaacagcagcaggacgACAGAAGGAagagacaagaagaaccTCTACAAATTGTGGCGGGCCATGGTTGCGGAGTACTCCCTCCGGAATCTCACGGTCGAGGAAGATAAACTGCCGGCAATATCCGGTCTGGCTCGGAGTTTCAATGTTGGACTTGATGACCAATACTTTGCAGGACTATGGAGAGGTGACTTTGTGAGGGCACTGCTCTGGTCCACCCGCCACGACGCGGTCAAACCAGCCAAATTCTGTGCGCCGTCTTGGAGCTGGGCTTCGTGGAaaggtgaggttggatggTCAAAGTCTCATTCCCTTCCACTGGTAACGGAGTGCAAGATTCGCCACATTTATGTGGCGCCCTTGGGTTCAGATCTATTCGGCAGGGTGAAAGGTGGTTACGTCGACCTGACTGGGTCGTTGCGTCCGGTTTCGCTGCGCCCAACAGACGTTAGCGTTCTGGCTGATAATGATCCCTATAGGGTTGATTTGTTTcaagagggggttgtggaggcaTGGGCTCGAGGCGCAATAGATGGCTTCACGTCATCGGGATTGAGGAACAATGGCAGTTACAAGGAGCCAGATGTTGCCAAACTGGACTGTCTTACAGATATTCAGGCATTAGTTCTAGCCTTTGGCTCGGCTCCAGTGGGTGTAGATCCTGACACAGACGATTTGATATTCTCGCAGCCGGAGTATCCACTTGgcctgctggtggtggcagagaAGAACAGCAGTCTGATGGATATGCCCACATACAGACGAGTTGGCGTTTTTCAGGCGCAGACTACGGCGGCTCAGGGACTACAGGCTGAGAAGTCCGTTTTCGATATCAGGCTTATTTAAACTGTATTTCTCAGGCTGTTCGTTGCTCCGGTTTAAAATATGTTAGTTATCAGTAAGTACGGTGAAGTTGTTGCAGACAACTGCTAGGACCATTAAATCGAATAAGCTTGCGGCAAGGCCTTGATTTCTGCCCTCGCTGTTTACATTCATCTGGAAAGGTCCAGGGAGTAATCACCCCTTATCGAAATACCGCGcttgtttggtgttgtttgacCGGGGAGCAATGTCAGTTCACGGCGCAGACGCTCCCTCGCGCGCCTCAGTTGTGCGAGGGTGTAACATTACCACCACAGATGTGCATTCCAGTTTACAAACAAGGATGGagccgaggatgagaggTAGTAACGGGTTAAGGAAGTAGAAATCTTGGGCGATAAGCTTGAGCTGTTGAGCTTGCTGATGCGGACAATGGAAAGCTTAAATTGGCAATCCAAGATCTCACCTAAGGCTGCGGCTGCAGAAGACAGGGAGGGATGCTTTGCAGAATGCAAGACTGACGCTGAAAAGCATTGTGCTAGTGTGGAGTCTAAtttggtgtggtgttggttgggtcTCGCCAGGAGCCTACAGTCCATGAGAAGAACCAACATGATGAACACCGGAAAATATTCTTGTGATGAGGAGATTTAAGAACatctccaaaaaaaaactgGTCCGTGCTGTGTGGTTGGAATATGTGGAGTAAGCCGATTCAGGCTTGGTGGGGTTTGATCTTGCGTGCCGCAGAACCCCTCTTTTTTCCTCGATTCTTTGCTGCCTACACCATGTCACAAGAAATCCAtttccagcttcctctttCAACCTGGTGCCGACCTTTTGCCCACAAAGATACGAACGGCAGAGAAACATCAACGAGAAATGCTATTTGTACCACCGTCAGCCTGCATCACGAGTCGGTCCGTGTCCCGATGCTTCAGCCCTAAACGATGCTCTGGGTGGCCAGATGCCATCCGATAAAGAGCTGGTTCGATaaaccctccccaccaaggACAACTGGCTGGGCTCGTACACTGGCACGGGAAGCTTACCGCATACATAAAACCAAGATTTTGATGGCAATGGCTGTTGGgatggcaccaccaccatggaaACACCATCTCGAGGCCTC
This genomic window contains:
- a CDS encoding hypothetical protein (EggNog:ENOG503PDHI; antiSMASH:Cluster_3; COG:S), yielding MDRNMTAKTLCPECVGITFDDVAGDAIGALDPMTCWKRGDTLPDLPHFSLSAKNGCSFCAFLCHLLQERLPKQYAAVTETAGCPRVVTVKLDTPAYTMRSDLMVVTNDLAGNNEAEEEDGLHSLCLTFGSKGWPQDWRVRVRVYQHPGSTAVSESLGITLKVPSTDVLSRGSIQTLETWLRTCNDEHPSCQNVDSSWLPTRLIYIGTHDDITPRLIQVSGASLPLTTRYIALSYCWGPPSQTRPQLTTTIATLPQRLETIPEHILPGTHRDLVLLARRLGIQYIWIDALCIIQDNRKDWETEAASMFRVYRHAYLTVVAAAGDSCHSGFLSRPGVGPLAVVPFQSRSGTVSGSYLLSWHQEYSAWDANNPSHMSGCSWATRGWTLQEDVLSSRVVYFRDTTSFFRCQTQRCLEHSTTVYRNVHRWQERLGSSALASPSDDNSSRTTEGRDKKNLYKLWRAMVAEYSLRNLTVEEDKLPAISGLARSFNVGLDDQYFAGLWRGDFVRALLWSTRHDAVKPAKFCAPSWSWASWKGEVGWSKSHSLPLVTECKIRHIYVAPLGSDLFGRVKGGYVDLTGSLRPVSLRPTDVSVLADNDPYRVDLFQEGVVEAWARGAIDGFTSSGLRNNGSYKEPDVAKLDCLTDIQALVLAFGSAPVGVDPDTDDLIFSQPEYPLGLLVVAEKNSSLMDMPTYRRVGVFQAQTTAAQGLQAEKSVFDIRLI